A single window of Liolophura sinensis isolate JHLJ2023 chromosome 6, CUHK_Ljap_v2, whole genome shotgun sequence DNA harbors:
- the LOC135469333 gene encoding centromere-associated protein E-like produces the protein MSDGIKVAIRMRPLIQRERQSEQGQSRWQVQDNTVSQLDEKGHSAASYTFDRVFDECDTTNDLYGEIVAPIVSSAMAGFHGTVFAYGQTSSGKTFTMVGSKLQPGIIPFAIDAVFDAIQNTPEREFLLRASYLEIYNEKISDLLSPEEKNLKIQLDQNSQPTVPNLTERILTCSENALDILKEGNARKRVGETTQNEKSSRSHCIYKMVIESRERIDDFQRSGEEAVMVSHLNFVDLAGSEKAGENSGERLKEGCAINRSLFCLSNVISKLSEGPGGQDFINYRDSKLTRILQNALGGNSKTAIICTATPASLEETHSTLRFASRAKVIKNKPLVNEVLSDAALIKRYKKEIDRLKKQLAVQEAPTQSSVDSELRLQLEEKEKQHREQLDKLKKLFCVSTLPSPEDCPVPTKKMRRETWCPGPSVGFRLPPLVSQRGTDNSFDKLNWSRPNFGNTSSVDFLAEWAENSEKTHNLLSIPEESEKEEFITSSFPVPVTVTAEVCCQTDPFLLNLPSDHSEQEFEDLRSQLEQSMNICEKLLFEREIKEKNLQEAQQEVLQLSEKVSDLEDQLIRVTCHLDKKDQEFKELEEFTRYEKEFRTPKAKRIKLSPDSKNCQKLEEEILIQQKNATDAETVVMETRKELAISRDHVKDLEKQLAETKKQLDQLSKEKADFDYLMEHEKEKSEKLQKNLRVELQTAYEEIRQLEQMKSSGGGLIKKNDPLLHQLAELQEKVGNLDVSVVVSERDELKEQLSDARAAVQTAEEECQEKTNECSTLMAELADLKESVKELSSDLLDSQDECFKLAEELNSAKKEIAEKSQMLEKLQSCHTSSTENNELVKNSEIEASSPHNSSPSANVIKLQRELQEKTASIISGKEELKQTLEKVENLTEENEILLEKYTDLEERLIAATEEEDRLNEKIKKLTESLDPEKHLNDTEKPGEKASTLKETILQQEDKIQTLSEMLNKVQDKLTAGSEELDKQRQDYTDLETKYLLILKRDEERNKLTGKIDVLNCPLKSKDTEEHANSSFSGIDKFEMDCTEQQENESITEADRLKQLIAEKGKSLEELNNDVKRKEVELIESNKKFDSLVEEYEALLKTQPMDKNESEESQCVADPEKSVNDKKEEFQELKNLVHVESCESEKTSSDSDESHDVKTHCTVFVAQPFLAEESSSDSELAYLRKTLQEQEALTTEMTASLEESKDTILEKEKEISSLTKVYEDLLSRHKQFPGTNADMPFEDKSLKLDWNQLDDFTEDMDSNKKPLAPEQIDAKSELNTTQLDDSEVAGLKDTVEKQQSELLDLYVAVEKAETELIKSRAALNDLKQKYSDLLEKLSEKSHVSDDTYASKQLPHEHDLEKVYTELEKAKAELQIANERIATLESVHTQDGSDENVEEDLSSSTSMKAEKPILTKELSVQTETVLVSEGNQQGSPEPQGSLQKSHEDISVTDSGQEVVAYAEEELSQSQSELAEVYAKLATLQAKYDDLMAQHGHLLTSEKKIKVHYQNFVLDEGNEHMDDNQSSLELTAKSGIEQTEREFVTEYVCKGETCENSDTSLDVEITTLRKVIHMKQIELAEAVDALEKANCLLQESQSTVAALKTENEHLQAKCGTVHLCETSQTKQHVSLTDALHSKEPNLSDIQVTEEQHEAKTTKALDKATADLQANHTSCQTVVGSAPDLTVALNNVTADLQASNEKLTALQSQYDELLSHHNSQEPQVEDSSDISELKMALNKTTADLQASNEKLTALQAQYDELLSHHNSQEPQVEDSSDISELKMALNKTTADLQASNEKLTALQSQYDELLSHHNSQKPQAEDSSDISELKMALNKATADLQASSEKLTALQSQYDELLSHHNSQEPQAEDSSDISELKMALNKTTADLQASNEKLTALQAQYDELLSHHNSQEPQAEDSLDISELKMALNKTTADLQASNEKSTALQSQYDELLSHHNSQEPQAEDSSDISELKMALNKTTADLQASNEKLTALQSQYDELLSHHNSREPQAEDSSDISELKMALNKTTADLQASNEKLTALQSQYDELLSHHNSQEPQAEDSSDMSKLKMALNKTTADLQASNEKLTALQAQYDELLSHHNSQESQVEDSSDISEVKMALNKTTADLQASNEKLTALQSQYDELLSHHNSQEPQVEDSSDISELKMALNKATADLQASNEKLTALQSQYDELLSHHNSQEPQVEDSADISELKMALNKATADLQASNEKLTALQAQYDELLSHHNSQELQAEDSVDISELKMALNKATADLQASNEKLTALQAQYDELLSHHNSQEPQVEDSSDISELKMALNKATADLQASNEKLTALQSQYDELLSHRNSQEPQAEDSLDISELKMALNKTTADLQASNEKLTALQAQYDELLSHHNSREPQAEDSADISELKMALNKATADLQASNEKLTALQSQYDELLSHRNSQEPQVEDSSDISELKMALNKATADLQASNEKLTALQSQYDELLSHRNSQEPQVEDSSDISELKMALNKATADVQASDEKLTALQSQYDELLSHRNSQEPQAEDSSDISELKMALNKATADLQASYEKLTALQSQYDELLPHHNRQEPQAEDSADISELKMALNKTTADFQASNEKLTALQSQYDELQTLHQAVVTSMEVSSSEFGMTEALDKAMADLQASNEKLSTLQSQYDELQTLHQTLVATMDASSNVLDKTEAMANLQVASEKLSTLQLQYDELQRLYESKETSTDVETSELREALNKATRDLQARDEKLSTLQAQFDELQSIHEMSALEGTTNISELRKALDIAKSDLQVSHEQLSVLKAQHDEALSSLKCKLTSESSEMAAALETAKVDFEDCNEKLKDLQSRYDELVTFQDVPSREGYMAEKVTYQEIIDKLKCEMIEKDCALNSTKTELCECKEMVSEKEQQLVSLKETINGQQTELTAKADTVQKLEKELQDVTQNFTGLQHEHEESLKRHAEQMEKAELELLENSKKLVDLRSTYETEQSVKEERNSLIDQVEKLKLELCERNSALAKAEEEVVESVRKQNDLNSKHEVLLEKYNDLLQKEADLQQLLQSAELLKTEISENLASTKDQLENLQQKYEQEKSSALQEQGTFVTGLQEEIEKKASLLLLAENQLKEIQAKLDAKRIEYNMLYEKYSELTEDLSSKDMMITKMSSEIEIKSKELEDKKMEIKSMEKGFEALESELRRKYDKAVMELETLRKSLEQTQGKLEEHVAKERAQDKQYNRIVANFELAQQKVQTLSEKCAQLESQITIEKEKGKDLEAEKRKVEEELKSNQGKVEAMHVESSSMLRQELEKLQQGILGRSKEESHLEGLLRESRTECSKLQEELKAAVREKDQLKSQLDNLSKTQSEKNYLQNQLSHIMSLLEDLRQNKNHLQAKLTKAQAENEKLKSAPQGYEKAELETEVGRLRDELYKAKQQANQKAQDGDLQAKLSEKEAALDELREEVTSLQHTCNTLKDQLEEKTQALDKAKADCEAKESNLQKMMSYLNGQKPMEEMKLKMELRDLQKENEKLKKRIQMGMELQADADTTIMSREEEIEKLKDEITNLREQSSTQSTDQTQMGELSQMRRITSLMETVDQKNNEITSLKRRDATSE, from the exons atgtcGGATGGCATTAAGGTTGCCATTCGTATGCGCCCCTTAATTCAAAG GGAGCGCCAGAGTGAACAAGGTCAGAGCAGATGGCAGGTCCAGGATAACACTGTATCTCAGTTGGACGAGAAAGGACATAGTGCTGCCTCCTATACATTTG ATCGTGTCTTTGATGAGTGTGACACGACCAATGACCTCTATGGAGAGATTGTGGCACCTATTGTGTCCAGCGCCATggctggtttccatg GCACAGTATTTGCTTATGGTCAGACCTCATCTGGGAAGACTTTCACCATGGTGGGGTCTAAACTGCAGCCAGGGATAATCCCCTTTGCCATTGATGCTGTCTTTGATGCAATTCAAAAT ACCCCTGAGCGAGAGTTCCTGTTGAGAGCCTCCTATCTGGAGATCTACAATGAGAAAATATCAGATCTGCTTtcacctgaagaaaaaaatcttaaaattcaGCTTGACCAG AATTCCCAGCCCACAGTTCCCAACCTTACCGAGAGAATTTTGACCTGCTCTGAAAATGCTTTAGACATTCTAAAAGAAGGGAATG CCAGAAAACGTGTTGGAGAGACCACGCAAAATGAGAAGAGTTCAAGATCACACTGTATCTATAAAATG GTTATAGAGAGTCGTGAAAGAATTGATGACTTTCAGCGCTCCGGAGAAGAGGCTGTTATGGTCTCCCATCTG AACTTTGTAGACCTGGCGGGCTCTGAGAAGGCTGGCGAAAATTCTGGGGAAAGACTTAAGGAGGGATGTGCCATAAACAGGAGTCTCTTCTGTTTGTCCAATGTGATCAGCAAACTGAGTGAAGGGCCAGG AGGGCAGGATTTTATCAACTATCGAGATTCTAAGCTGACTAGGATCTTACAGAATGCATTGGGGGGTAACTCAAAGACCGCCATCATATGCACAGCCACCCCTGCGTCCCTGGAGGAGACACACTCCACCCTTAGG TTTGCTTCCAGGGCAAAGGTGATCAAGAACAAGCCATTGGTTAATGAGGTGTTGTCAGATGCTGCCCTAATCAAACGTTACAAGAAAGAGATTGACAGACTGAAGAAACAGCTGGCTGTG CAAGAAGCACCAACCCAGTCTTCTGTGGACAGTGAGCTCCGCCTGCAACTTGAAGAGAAGGAAAAACAGCATCGTGAACAGCTTGATAAGCTCAAGAAGCTGTTCTGTGTGTCCACTTTACCCAGCCCAGAAGACTGCCCAGTGCCTACT AAAAAAATGCGCCGTGAGACTTGGTGTCCAGGTCCCTCAGTAGGGTTCAGACTACCCCCTTTGGTGTCACAGCGAGGAACTGACAACAGCTTTG ATAAACTGAACTGGAGCCGACCAAATTTTGGCAATACCAGTAGTGTTGATTTCCTGGCAGAGTGGGCAGAAAACAGCGAAAAGACTCACAACTTGCTTTCTATTCCTGAAGAGAGTGAGAAAGAGGAGTTTATTACCAGTTCTTTTCCTGTACCAGTGACGGTGACAGCTGAAGTGTGCTGTCAGACAGATCCCTTTCTCTTAAACCT acCAAGTGACCATTCGGAGCAAGAATTTGAG GACCTGAGATCTCAGCTAGAGCAGTCAATGAACATTTGTGAGAAGCTGTTGTTTGAGAGAGAGATTAAGGAGAAAAATCTACAGGAGGCCCAGCAGGAAGTGCTACAGCTATCAGAGAAAGTCTCCGACCT ggAGGACCAGTTAATAAGAGTTACCTGCCATCTCGACAAGAAAGACCAAGAATTCAAAGAGCTGGAGGAATTCACTCGCTATGAGAAAGAATTCCGAACTCCAAAAGCAAAGCGAATA AAATTATCTCCTGATTCCAAAAATTGCCAAAAACTGGAAGAGGAAATTTTGATCCAGCAGAAAAATGCTACAGATGCTGAaactgttgtcatggaaactaGAAAAGAACTAGCCATATCAAGAGATCATGTGAAGGATTTAGAGAAACAGCTG GCTGAAACCAAGAAACAGCTTGATCAATTAAGTAAAGAAAAAGCTGATTTTGATTATTTGATGGAAcatgagaaagaaaaaagtgaGAAATTACAGAAAAACCTGCGTGTAGAACTCCAGACAGCATATGAAGAAATCCGACAGCTTGAGCAGATGAAAAGCTCTGGTGGTGGGCTCATCAAGAAGAATGACCCTCTGCTACACCAGCTGGCTGAGCTTCAGGAGAAGGTCGGCAACCTGGATGTGTCTGT gGTTGTGTCTGAACGAGATGAGCTGAAGGAACAACTGAGTGATGCCAGAGCAGCT GTACAGACAGCAGAAGAAGAATGTCAAGAGAAGACCAATGAATGCTCTACATTGATGGCAGAGTTGGCCGACCTGAAGGAAAGCGTGAAGGAGTTATCTAGTGATCTGTTAGATTCTCAGGACGAGTGCTTTAAACTGGCTGAGGAGCTGAACAGTGCGAAGAAGGAAATTGCGGAGAAGTCACAAATGCTTGAAAAACTACAAAGTTGTCATACATCTTCAACTGAAAATAATGAACTTGTCAAGAACAGCGAAATTGAGGCGTCTTCTCCACACAATAGCTCTCCTTCTGCCAATGTTATAAAACTGCAGAGAGAATTACAGGAGAAAACAGCATCCATCATTTCAGGAAAAGAAGAGTTGAAGCAGACTTtagaaaaggttgaaaactTGACTGAGGAAAATGAAATTCTTTTGGAGAAGTACACAGATCTGGAAGAAAGGTTGATAGCTGCTACGGAAGAGGAGGACAGACTGAACGAGAAGATCAAGAAACTGACAGAATCTTTAGATCCTGAGAAGCATTTGAATGATACCGAGAAGCCAGGTGAGAAAGCATCTACTTTGAAAGAAACAATTTTGCAGCAGGAGGATAAAATTCAGACCTTGTctgaaatgttaaacaaagttcAGGATAAGCTGACAGCTGGTTCAGAGGAATTGGACAAACAGAGACAAGACTATACAGACCTTGAGACTAAGTATCTGTTAATTTTGAAGAGAGACgaagaaagaaacaaattgACAGGGAAAATTGATGTGCTGAACTGTCCTTTAAAATCAAAGGACACTGAAGAACATGCTAACTCTTCTTTCAGTGGGATAGATAAATTTGAGATGGATTGTACTGAGCAGCAAGAGAACGAATCAATTACAGAAGCTGACAGACTAAAACAACTTATTGCTGAAAAGGGGAAGTCTTTGGAGGAACTAAATAATGACGTCAAGAGAAAAGAAGTAGAGCTAATAGAATCTAACAAGAAGTTTGATTCTCTTGTGGAGGAATATGAAGCATTATTGAAAACACAGCCGATGGACAAGAATGAAAGTGAAGAATCTCAGTGTGTGGCTGACCCAGAGAAATCTGTAAATGACAAGAAAGAAGAATTTCAAGAACTTAAAAATCTAGTCCATGTAGAATCATGTGAATCAGAAAAGACATCAAGTGATTCAGATGAATCTCATGATGTCAAGACTCACTGCACTGTGTTTGTAGCACAGCCCTTCCTGGCTGAAGAATCCAGTAGTGATTCAGAACTGGCATACCTCAGAAAAACATTGCAAGAACAGGAAGCACTTACTACAGaaatgactgcttctcttgAAGAATCAAAAGACACCATTCTGGAAAAAGAGAAGGAAATTAGTTCTCTGACCAAAGTCTATGAAGATCTTCTGTCAAGGCACAAGCAATTCCCTGGAACTAATGCAGACATGCCTTTTGAGGATAAATCGCTGAAGCTTGACTGGAATCAGCTTGATGATTTTACAGAGGATATGGACAGCAACAAGAAACCCTTAGCACCTGAGCAGATAGATGCAAAGTCAGAATTGAACACCACACAGTTAGATGACAGTGAAGTTGCAGGCCTGAAGGACACTGTTGAAAAGCAGCAGTCAGAACTTTTGGACTTGTATGTTGctgttgaaaaagctgaaaCTGAACTGATCAAGAGTAGGGCTGCTCTGAATGacttgaaacaaaaatattctgaTCTTTTGGAGAAGTTGTCCGAGAAAAGTCATGTATCTGATGACACATACGCATCCAAACAGCTTCCGCATGAACACGACTTGGAGAAAGTTTACACTGAGTTAGAAAAAGCAAAAGCTGAGCTCCAGATTGCTAATGAAAGAATTGCAACTTTGGAAAGTGTTCATACTCAAGATGGAAGTGATGAAAATGTGGAAGAGGATTTGTCGAGTTCAACATCGATGAAGGCAGAAAAGCCCATCCTAACCAAGGAGTTGTCTGTACAAACAGAGACAGTGCTTGTTAGTGAAGGTAATCAACAAGGTTCACCTGAACCACAGGGAAGTTTGCAGAAATCTCATGAAGATATTTCTGTCACAGATAGTGGACAAGAGGTAGTGGCTTATGCAGAGGAAGAGTTGAGCCAATCTCAGTCAGAGCTTGCAGAGGTGTATGCAAAGTTAGCCACTCTCCAAGCAAAATATGATGATCTTATGGCCCAGCATGGTCATCTTTTgaccagtgaaaaaaaaataaaggtgcATTACCAAAATTTTGTCTTGGATGAGGGAAATGAACATATGGATGATAACCAATCCTCTTTAGAACTGACTGCAAAGTCTGGAATTGAACAAACAGAGAGAGAATTTGTAACAGAATATGTTTGCAAAGGAGAAACTTGTGAAAACTCTGACACATCCCTTGATGTGGAGATAACTACTCTTAGAAAAGTCATCCATATGAAGCAAATAGAACTGGCTGAAGCTGTTGATGCACTGGAGAAAGCAAATTGCCTGTTGCAAGAAAGCCAAAGCACAGTGGCAGCTTTGAAGACTGAAAATGAGCATCTTCAGGCGAAGTGTGGTACTGTGCATCTCTGTGAGACAtcacaaacaaaacagcatGTGTCCTTAACAGATGCTTTGCACTCAAAAGAGCCAAATCTGTCAGATATTCAGGTCACCGAAGAACAGCATGAGGCTAAGACCACTAAAGCACTTGATAAAGCTACAGCAGATCTGCAAGCCAATCATACGAGTTGTCAGACAGTGGTAGGTAGTGCACCTGACTTGACAGTGGCTTTGAACAATGTCACAGCTGATTTACAAGCCAGCAATGAAAAGTTGACAGCCTTGCAGTCCCAGTATGATGAACTGCTATCCCATCACAACAGTCAGGAGCCTCAAGTAGAAGATTCTTCGGATATATCTGAGCTAAAGATGGCATTGAATAAAACCACAGCCGATTTACAAGCCAGCAATGAGAAGTTGACAGCCTTGCAGGCCCAGTATGATGAACTGCTATCCCATCACAACAGTCAGGAGCCTCAGGTGGAAGATTCCTCGGATATATCCGAGCTAAAGATGGCATTGAATAAAACCACAGCCGATTTACAAGCCAGCAATGAAAAGTTGACAGCCTTGCAGTCCCAGTATGATGAACTGCTATCCCATCACAACAGTCAGAAGCCCCAAGCAGAAGATTCCTCGGATATATCCGAGCTGAAGATGGCATTGAATAAAGCCACAGCCGATTTACAAGCCAGCAGTGAAAAGTTGACAGCCTTGCAGTCCCAGTATGATGAACTGCTATCCCATCACAACAGTCAGGAGCCTCAAGCAGAAGATTCCTCGGATATATCTGAGCTGAAGATGGCATTGAATAAAACCACAGCCGATTTACAAGCCAGCAATGAAAAGTTGACAGCCTTGCAGGCCCAGTATGATGAACTGCTATCCCATCACAACAGTCAGGAGCCTCAAGCAGAAGATTCCTTGGATATATCCGAGCTGAAGATGGCATTGAATAAAACCACAGCCGATTTACAAGCCAGCAATGAAAAGTCGACAGCCTTGCAGTCCCAGTATGATGAACTGCTATCCCATCACAACAGTCAGGAGCCTCAAGCAGAAGATTCCTCGGATATATCTGAGCTAAAGATGGCATTGAATAAAACCACAGCCGATTTACAAGCCAGCAATGAAAAGTTGACAGCCTTGCAGTCCCAGTATGATGAACTGCTATCCCATCACAACAGTCGGGAGCCTCAAGCAGAAGATTCCTCGGATATATCCGAGCTGAAGATGGCATTGAATAAAACCACAGCCGATTTACAAGCCAGCAATGAAAAGTTGACAGCCTTGCAGTCCCAGTATGATGAACTGCTATCCCATCACAACAGTCAGGAGCCTCAAGCAGAAGATTCCTCGGATATGTCCAAGCTGAAGATGGCATTGAATAAAACCACAGCCGATTTACAAGCCAGCAATGAAAAGTTGACAGCCTTGCAGGCCCAGTATGATGAACTGCTATCCCATCACAACAGTCAGGAGTCTCAAGTAGAAGATTCCTCGGATATATCTGAGGTAAAGATGGCATTGAATAAAACCACAGCCGATTTACAAGCCAGCAATGAAAAGTTGACAGCCTTGCAGTCCCAGTATGATGAACTGCTATCCCATCACAACAGTCAGGAGCCTCAAGTAGAAGATTCCTCAGATATATCTGAGCTAAAGATGGCATTGAATAAAGCCACAGCCGATTTACAAGCCAGCAATGAAAAGTTGACAGCCTTGCAGTCCCAGTATGATGAACTGCTATCCCATCACAACAGTCAGGAGCCTCAAGTAGAAGATTCCGCGGATATATCTGAGCTAAAGATGGCATTGAATAAAGCCACAGCCGATTTACAAGCCAGCAATGAAAAGTTGACAGCCTTGCAGGCCCAGTATGATGAACTGCTATCCCATCACAACAGTCAGGAGCTTCAAGCAGAAGATTCCGTGGATATATCTGAGCTAAAGATGGCATTGAATAAAGCCACAGCCGATTTACAAGCCAGCAATGAAAAGTTGACAGCCTTGCAGGCCCAGTATGATGAACTGCTATCCCATCACAACAGTCAGGAGCCTCAAGTAGAAGATTCCTCAGATATATCTGAGCTAAAGATGGCATTGAATAAAGCCACAGCCGATTTACAAGCCAGCAATGAAAAGTTGACAGCCTTGCAGTCCCAGTATGATGAACTGCTATCCCATCGCAACAGTCAGGAGCCTCAAGCAGAAGATTCCTTGGATATATCCGAGCTGAAGATGGCATTGAATAAAACCACAGCCGATTTACAAGCCAGCAATGAAAAGTTGACAGCCTTGCAGGCCCAGTATGATGAACTGCTATCCCATCACAACAGTCGGGAGCCTCAAGCAGAAGATTCCGCGGATATATCTGAGCTAAAGATGGCATTGAATAAAGCCACAGCCGATTTACAAGCCAGCAATGAAAAGTTGACAGCCTTGCAGTCCCAGTATGATGAACTGCTATCCCATCGCAACAGTCAGGAGCCTCAAGTAGAAGATTCTTCGGATATATCTGAGCTAAAGATGGCATTGAATAAAGCCACAGCCGATTTACAAGCCAGCAATGAAAAGTTGACAGCCTTGCAGTCCCAGTATGATGAACTGCTATCCCATCGCAACAGTCAGGAGCCTCAAGTAGAAGATTCCTCGGATATATCCGAGCTGAAAATGGCATTGAATAAAGCCACAGCCGATGTACAAGCCAGCGATGAAAAGTTGACAGCCTTGCAGTCCCAGTATGATGAACTGCTATCCCATCGCAACAGTCAGGAGCCTCAAGCAGAAGATTCCTCGGATATATCCGAGCTGAAGATGGCATTGAATAAAGCCACAGCTGATTTACAAGCCAGCTATGAAAAGTTGACAGCCTTGCAGTCCCAGTATGATGAACTGCTACCCCATCACAACCGTCAGGAGCCTCAAGCAGAAGATTCCGCGGATATATCTGAGCTGAAGATGGCATTGAATAAAACCACAGCCGATTTTCAAGCCAGCAATGAAAAGTTGACAGCCTTGCAGTCCCAGTATGATGAACTTCAAACCCTTCATCAAGCAGTAGTAACATCAATGGAGGTGTCTTCTTCTGAGTTTGGAATGACAGAGGCTTTGGATAAAGCGATGGCTGATTTACAAGCCAGCAATGAAAAACTGTCAACTTTACAATCTCAGTATGATGAACTTCAGACTCTTCATCAAACACTGGTAGCCACAATGGATGCATCGTCTAATGTACTTGACAAGACAGAGGCCATGGCCAATTTACAAGTCGCCAGTGAAAAACTGTCCACCTTACAGTTACAGTATGATGAACTTCAAAGGCTTTATGAATCCAAAGAAACTTCAACAGATGTTGAAACTTCTGAACTAAGGGAAGCATTGAATAAAGCCACAAGAGACCTGCAAGCCAGGGATGAAAAATTGTCCACATTACAAGCCCAGTTTGATGAACTTCAGAGTATTCATGAAATGTCTGCTTTGGAAGGTACTACCAATATATCTGAGCTCAGAAAAGCTTTGGATATAGCGAAGTCAGATCTACAAGTCAGCCATGAACAGTTGTCAGTACTAAAAGCTCAACATGATGAGGCCCTATCATCACTTAAGTGCAAGCTAACATCCGAGTCTTCTGAAATGGCTGCAGCACTAGAAACTGCTAAAGTTGATTTTGAAGATTGTAATGAGAAGTTAAAAGATTTGCAAAGTCGTTATGATGAGCTTGTGACGTTTCAAGATGTCCCCTCAAGAGAAGGCTACATGGCTGAGAAAGTGACTTATCAAGAGATAATTGATAAACTCAAATGTGAAATGATTGAGAAAGATTGTGCTTTGAACAGTACAAAAACTGAACTCTGTGAGTGTAAGGAGATGGTGTCAGAAAAAGAACAACAGCTGGTATCTCTGAAGGAAACCATAAATGGTCAACAAACTGAGCTGACAGCAAAAGCAGACACTGTACAAAAACTGGAGAAGGAACTACAAGATGtcacacaaaatttcacaggCCTTCAACATGAGCATGAGGAATCTCTTAAAAGACATGCAGAACAAATGGAGAAGGCGGAGTTAGAATTGCTAGAGAACTCAAAGAAATTGGTTGATTTAAGATCAACATATGAAACAGAACAGTCAGTTAAAGAAGAGAGAAATTCTCTTATTGATCAGGTTGAGAAGCTCAAGCTGGAGCTATGTGAGAGGAATTCTGCTCTGGCAAAGGCTGAAGAAGAGGTTGTAGAAAGTGTAAGGAAACAAAATGATTTGAACAGCAAACATGAAGTACTTTTAGAAAAATACAATGATCTTCTGCAAAAAGAGGCTGATCTTCAGCAATTGCTACAATCTGCTGAGTTGTTGAAGACAGAAATTAGCGAAAACCTTGCTTCAACAAAGGACCAGCTGGAAAACTTGCAGCAAAAGTATGAGCAGGAAAAGTCCTCTGCACTTCAAGAACAGGGCACCTTTGTAACGGGTCTTCAGGAAGAAATTGAGAAAAAGGCATCGCTATTGTTACTAGCTGAGAATCAGCTGAAAGAAATACAAGCCAAGCTGGATGCTAAGCGGATAGAATACAACATGCTGTACGAAAAATATTCAGAGCTCACAGAAGATTTGTCTTCAAAAGATATGATGATCACAAAAATGAGTTCAGAGATTGAAATTAAAAGCAAAGAGCTGGAggataaaaaaatggaaattaaaTCCATGGAAAAAGGTTTTGAAGCTCTTGAAAGTGAGCTTAGGAGAAAATATGATAAAGCTGTGATGGAATTAGAAACATTAAGAAAATCTTTGGAACAGACCCAAGGAAAATTAGAAGAGCATGTAGCAAAGGAAAGAGCACAGGACAAACAGTATAACAGAATTGTTGCAAACTTTGAGCTTGCTCAGCAGAAAGTGCAGACACTCTCTGAAAAGTGTGCACAACTTGAAAGTCAGATAACCATCGAGAAGGAGAAAGGCAAAGATTTAGAAGCTGAGAAAAGAAAAGTAGAGGAAGaactcaaatcaaatcaagGTAAAGTTGAGGCCATGCATGTTGAGTCTAGCTCAATGTTGCGACAGGAACTCGAAAAACTTCAGCAAGGAATTTTGGGGAGATCAAAGGAAGAGTCTCATCTCGAAGGCTTACTTCGAGAGAGTCGTACAGAGTGCTCTAAGCTGCAAGAAGAATTAAAAGCTGCTGTTCGTGAAAAAGATCAACTAAAAAGTCAGCTGGATAATCTGAGCAAGACACAATCAGAAAAGAATTATCTTCAGAACCAGCTTTCACACATCATGTCTCTTCTTGAGGACTTGAGACAGAATAAAAATCATCTACAAGCCAAGCTCACCAAAGCGCAGGCTGAAAATGAGAAGTTGAAGTCTGCCCCACAGGGTTATGAGAAAGCTGAGCTAGAGACTGAAGTTGGCCGCCTCAGGGATGAGCTGTACAAAGCCAAGCAGCAAGCCAATCAGAAAGCACAGGATGGAGATCTGCAAGCAAAATTATCAGAAAAGGAAGCAGCCTTGGACGAGCTGAGAGAAGAGGTGACCAGCCTACAGCATACATGCAACACACTGAAAGATCAGCTAGAGGAAAAGACACAGGCACTGGACAAAGCCAAGGCAGATTGTGAAGCAAAGGAGTCAAACTTACAGAAGATGATGTCCTACCTCAATGGACAG aaaccTATGGAGGAAATGAAGTTGAAAATGGAG CTGCGAGACTTGCAAAAAGAAAATGAGAAGCTGAAAAAAAGGATCCAAATGGGGATGGAATTGCAAGCA GATGCAGATACTACAATCATGTCCCGTGAGGAGGAAATAGAAAAGCTGAAAG ATGAAATAACTAATTTGCGTGAGCAATCATCTACACAGTCCACTGATCAGACTCAGATGGGGGAGCTGTCACAGATGAGAAG AATAACTTCATTGATGGAGACAGTGGatcagaaaaataatgaaattaccTCATTAAAAAGAAGAGATGCAACGTCTGAATGA